In one window of Candidatus Sulfuricurvum sp. RIFRC-1 DNA:
- the acnB gene encoding bifunctional aconitate hydratase 2/2-methylisocitrate dehydratase: MAFMDEYKAHVAERTAQGIPPFPLTKEQVTELVALISATSSKDGELVEMLAERVNPGVDDGAYVKAAFLHQVVQGEVKAFLSDNSDINSDDHKKAAIKILGKMVGGYNVKPLIDALSNDAIANEAAHELKHTLLVYDAFNDIVELSSTNSFAKEVLQSWADAEWFTSKKTLAEKFSVVVFKFPGETNTDDLSPASAAFTRSDIPLHATTMLSAKMPEGIAKIAELKEKGMQIAYVGDVVGTGSSRKSAANSVQWHMGDDIPGIPNKRTGGVVIGSIIAPIFFATCEDSGALPIEADVSQMETGDVLDIDTKAGTITKNGSVIANFTLRPNTIEDEVRAGGRIPLIIGRGLTAKARTALGMTPATIFATPIQPADTGKGYTLAQKMVGKACGMEGVRPGMYCEPVTSTVGSQDTTGPMTRDEIKELSALGFSADFVLQSFCHTAAYPKPSDVKLHATLPAFISSRSGVALRPADGVIHSWLNRMVLPDTVGTGGDSHTRFPIGVSFPAGSGLVAFAGVTGAMPLEMPESVLVRFKGEMQAGITLRDLVNAIPYYAIKAGLLTVEKKGKKNIFNGRVLEIEGLPNMKVEQAFELSDASAERSAAACTVRLNKEPVIEYLKSNVTLIEAMVADGYEDARTLQRRADKMKEWLAAPTLMEPDADAEYAAIIEIDLAEVTEPILACPNDPDNVKLLSDVAGTEINEVFLGSCMTNIGHYRAAGEVMRGEGKIAVEKFWIVPPTRMDEQQLINEGYYDVYKAIAAQTEVPGCSLCMGNQASSREGSTVFSTSTRNFDNRLGKGTQVYLGSAELASVCAKLGRIPTVAEYMSIVPEKLAGKADQVYKYLNFNEISSYTLQARNVAEEKYGVTIKAV; encoded by the coding sequence ATGGCTTTTATGGACGAATACAAAGCACACGTAGCGGAACGCACAGCACAGGGAATCCCCCCATTTCCTCTTACAAAAGAGCAAGTTACCGAGTTGGTAGCACTCATCAGCGCGACAAGTTCTAAAGACGGTGAATTGGTTGAAATGTTGGCAGAACGCGTCAATCCGGGTGTTGATGATGGCGCATACGTTAAAGCGGCATTTTTACATCAAGTCGTCCAAGGTGAAGTTAAAGCTTTTTTGAGCGACAACAGCGATATCAACAGTGACGATCACAAAAAAGCGGCGATCAAAATCCTCGGTAAAATGGTGGGAGGCTATAACGTAAAACCTCTTATCGATGCACTAAGTAATGATGCTATCGCTAATGAAGCGGCACATGAACTCAAACATACTCTTTTGGTATACGATGCGTTCAATGATATCGTTGAACTCTCATCTACCAATAGCTTCGCAAAAGAGGTTCTTCAATCATGGGCGGATGCTGAGTGGTTTACATCTAAAAAAACATTGGCTGAAAAATTCAGCGTTGTTGTTTTCAAATTCCCGGGTGAAACCAATACGGATGATCTCTCTCCGGCGAGCGCGGCATTTACCCGTTCCGATATCCCGCTTCACGCAACAACCATGTTGAGTGCAAAAATGCCTGAAGGTATTGCTAAAATCGCTGAACTCAAAGAAAAAGGGATGCAGATTGCGTACGTCGGTGACGTAGTCGGAACCGGTTCTAGCCGTAAATCTGCTGCCAACTCGGTTCAATGGCATATGGGTGATGATATCCCCGGCATCCCAAATAAACGCACTGGCGGTGTGGTCATTGGCAGCATTATCGCTCCAATCTTCTTTGCAACCTGTGAAGACTCCGGTGCATTGCCGATCGAAGCCGATGTTAGCCAAATGGAAACAGGCGATGTGCTCGATATCGATACAAAAGCGGGAACTATCACTAAAAACGGTTCTGTTATTGCTAATTTCACCCTTCGCCCGAACACGATCGAAGATGAAGTGCGTGCAGGCGGACGTATCCCTCTTATTATCGGTCGCGGTTTGACGGCTAAAGCACGCACGGCGCTCGGAATGACTCCGGCAACCATTTTCGCAACCCCTATCCAACCTGCCGATACCGGCAAAGGGTACACTCTTGCACAAAAAATGGTGGGTAAAGCGTGTGGTATGGAGGGTGTACGCCCGGGTATGTATTGTGAGCCGGTTACAAGCACCGTTGGTAGCCAAGATACCACAGGACCAATGACTCGTGATGAAATAAAAGAGCTTTCAGCTCTTGGATTCTCAGCAGATTTCGTTCTTCAATCGTTCTGTCATACAGCGGCGTATCCAAAACCATCCGACGTGAAATTGCACGCAACTTTGCCGGCATTCATCAGCTCACGCAGCGGTGTCGCTCTTCGTCCTGCGGACGGTGTTATCCACTCGTGGTTGAACCGCATGGTTCTCCCTGATACCGTTGGAACAGGTGGTGATAGCCATACTCGTTTCCCAATCGGTGTGAGTTTCCCTGCGGGTTCAGGTCTTGTAGCGTTCGCAGGTGTTACCGGTGCAATGCCTCTTGAAATGCCAGAATCAGTATTGGTACGTTTCAAAGGGGAGATGCAAGCGGGTATCACACTTCGTGACTTGGTTAATGCAATCCCTTATTACGCTATCAAAGCAGGTCTTTTAACGGTTGAGAAAAAAGGGAAAAAGAACATTTTCAACGGACGTGTATTGGAGATCGAAGGTCTTCCGAACATGAAAGTAGAACAAGCGTTCGAACTCTCTGACGCATCGGCTGAGCGTTCAGCGGCGGCGTGTACCGTCCGTCTGAACAAAGAACCGGTAATCGAGTACCTAAAATCAAACGTTACATTGATCGAAGCGATGGTAGCTGACGGGTATGAAGATGCACGTACATTGCAACGCCGTGCCGATAAAATGAAAGAGTGGTTAGCCGCTCCGACGTTGATGGAACCGGATGCCGATGCGGAATACGCGGCAATCATCGAAATCGATCTCGCAGAAGTAACAGAGCCGATCTTGGCATGTCCTAATGATCCGGATAATGTTAAATTGCTCAGCGATGTTGCAGGTACTGAAATCAACGAAGTATTCCTTGGCAGCTGTATGACCAACATCGGTCACTATCGTGCGGCAGGTGAAGTAATGCGCGGCGAAGGTAAAATCGCTGTTGAAAAATTCTGGATCGTACCACCGACCCGTATGGATGAGCAGCAACTCATCAACGAGGGGTACTACGACGTTTATAAAGCAATCGCAGCACAAACCGAAGTTCCGGGATGTTCACTCTGTATGGGGAACCAAGCGAGTTCACGCGAAGGTTCAACCGTATTTTCAACATCAACTCGTAACTTCGATAACCGTTTAGGAAAAGGGACTCAAGTTTATCTCGGAAGTGCTGAGCTTGCATCCGTATGTGCTAAACTTGGACGTATCCCAACCGTAGCGGAATACATGAGTATCGTTCCTGAAAAATTGGCAGGAAAAGCGGATCAAGTGTATAAATATCTTAACTTTAACGAAATCTCTTCGTACACACTTCAAGCACGTAACGTTGCGGAAGAAAAATACGGCGTTACCATCAAAGCGGTATAA
- a CDS encoding DNA translocase FtsK codes for MQGSTILRDTLFITGFGILFYLGIATIIGDASIIGAYGASFAQTNVYVFGYVAYTYLLLLMVPLFYWYKFDGEMHRRYEMTGIFTLLFFALLFFQAIVVEGMYRGAFGGAIVDFLSIYIGSFGLWILWLMMVTVSIVLVMEQSLSELAQPLKEYMDKPLNAPKPSQNTQHSPVVKSIPIEEPSYTYPESNYTDPYPSYEETPSPINDTFTPPQALEPSAFLESPLEDSSVLETPSLQMDTPKESTILSMAKKVKESKQHALVVDELEENKMLLDQIDKGFSEKPKNFKLPLVEFFQNPPKKQTLVDEAELDDKIRDLIEKLGHFNIDGDVVRTYAGPVVSTFEFKPAANIKVSKILGLQDDLAMALKAQTIRIQAPIPGKDVVGIEIPNKTVETIFLREMLESKLFQEAASPLTLILGKDIVGNPFITDLKKLPHLLIAGTTGSGKSVGINSMILSLLYKNSPDQLRLLMIDPKMLEFSVYNDIPHLLTPVITKPKEAISALNNMVSEMERRYQLMSETRTKNIENYNEKAKSEKRDPLPYIVVIIDELADLMMTSGKDVEYSIARLAQMARASGIHLIVATQRPSVDVVTGLIKANLPSRISYKVGQKIDSKIILDGMGAESLLGRGDMLFTPPGMSGLVRLHAPWSTESEIEKVVDFLKSQREPDYDRRFLADNGSTLKGSNENIDNKPLDELYEEAKNIILMEQKTSISYLQRRLQIGYNRSATLIEQLENNGILSAPNSKGNRDIIANDPF; via the coding sequence ATTCAAGGATCTACCATTTTACGCGACACATTATTTATTACCGGCTTTGGTATTTTATTTTATTTAGGAATCGCAACCATTATCGGTGATGCTTCCATTATCGGTGCCTATGGTGCATCATTTGCACAGACAAATGTATATGTGTTTGGATATGTTGCCTATACCTACTTGTTACTTCTCATGGTTCCACTTTTTTATTGGTATAAATTTGATGGCGAAATGCATCGTCGCTATGAAATGACAGGGATTTTTACCTTGCTCTTTTTTGCTTTGCTCTTTTTCCAAGCTATTGTTGTCGAGGGGATGTATCGCGGGGCATTCGGCGGAGCTATTGTTGACTTTTTATCCATCTATATCGGTTCATTCGGGCTTTGGATACTGTGGCTGATGATGGTCACCGTCTCGATTGTACTGGTAATGGAGCAAAGCCTCTCGGAATTAGCTCAACCGCTCAAAGAGTATATGGACAAACCTCTAAATGCTCCCAAACCATCCCAAAATACACAACATTCCCCTGTCGTTAAAAGTATCCCTATTGAAGAACCCTCGTATACTTATCCAGAGAGTAACTATACTGATCCTTATCCTTCATACGAAGAAACACCTAGCCCTATTAACGATACTTTCACACCACCACAAGCATTGGAGCCTTCAGCCTTTCTTGAAAGTCCATTAGAAGATTCATCCGTTTTAGAAACACCTTCGCTGCAGATGGATACCCCGAAAGAATCCACCATTCTCAGCATGGCAAAAAAAGTAAAAGAATCAAAACAGCACGCTCTTGTGGTCGATGAGCTTGAAGAAAATAAAATGCTATTGGATCAAATTGATAAAGGGTTCAGTGAAAAACCAAAAAACTTCAAACTTCCATTGGTTGAATTCTTTCAAAATCCTCCCAAAAAACAAACCTTGGTCGATGAAGCAGAACTCGATGATAAAATCCGAGATCTAATCGAAAAACTGGGACATTTTAATATCGACGGTGACGTTGTACGTACTTATGCGGGACCTGTCGTCTCGACTTTTGAATTTAAACCTGCCGCGAATATCAAAGTCTCCAAAATTCTAGGTCTTCAAGACGACCTTGCAATGGCACTCAAAGCTCAAACCATCCGTATCCAAGCTCCGATACCGGGTAAAGACGTTGTAGGAATTGAGATACCGAATAAAACGGTAGAGACGATTTTCCTGCGTGAAATGCTGGAGAGCAAGCTCTTTCAAGAAGCGGCATCTCCTCTGACACTGATATTGGGTAAAGATATCGTTGGGAATCCGTTCATCACCGATTTAAAAAAGCTCCCCCATCTCCTTATCGCCGGTACCACCGGAAGCGGTAAAAGTGTTGGGATCAATTCTATGATTTTAAGTTTACTCTATAAAAATTCACCCGACCAACTCCGTCTTTTGATGATCGATCCAAAGATGCTTGAATTTTCAGTTTATAACGACATTCCTCATCTTCTAACCCCCGTTATCACAAAACCCAAAGAGGCTATCTCAGCCCTCAATAATATGGTCAGTGAAATGGAACGTCGTTATCAGCTGATGAGTGAAACACGTACCAAAAATATTGAAAATTACAACGAAAAAGCAAAAAGTGAAAAACGTGATCCTCTTCCCTATATTGTTGTCATAATCGATGAGTTGGCCGATCTTATGATGACCAGTGGTAAAGATGTTGAATATTCTATCGCCCGTTTGGCTCAAATGGCACGCGCGAGCGGTATCCATCTCATCGTAGCTACCCAGCGTCCGAGTGTCGATGTCGTCACTGGACTTATCAAAGCCAATCTACCCTCACGCATCAGTTATAAAGTGGGACAAAAGATCGATAGTAAAATCATTCTTGATGGAATGGGAGCGGAATCGCTTCTCGGACGCGGTGATATGCTCTTTACCCCTCCTGGTATGAGCGGATTGGTACGACTTCATGCACCATGGAGCACTGAAAGTGAAATTGAAAAAGTAGTTGATTTCCTCAAATCACAACGCGAGCCAGATTATGATCGCCGTTTCTTAGCTGATAATGGCAGTACCCTAAAAGGTAGTAATGAAAATATCGATAACAAACCGCTAGATGAACTGTATGAAGAGGCTAAAAACATTATCCTTATGGAGCAAAAAACCTCTATCAGTTACCTCCAACGCCGACTTCAAATCGGATATAACCGCTCTGCTACGCTGATAGAACAACTTGAAAACAACGGTATTCTTTCCGCGCCAAATTCCAAGGGTAATCGCGATATCATCGCCAATGACCCTTTTTAA